Below is a genomic region from Epinephelus moara isolate mb chromosome 9, YSFRI_EMoa_1.0, whole genome shotgun sequence.
TGAGATCCACTAATCCTCCTTGTGCAGCTACGGCTGCTTTCACCCTGTTGGCAAACTGCACCGCGTCCTCCCCTTCCTAcataaagacaataaaaaagaacaggctgagAAAAGGTGGAAAAAGTCCTCCAGTGGATAGAATAAACAGATGAGCTGAAAGTTGTATCACTGATTTTGGTGATTCAAACAAGGTTGTGATAAAGACTTTCACCTTTTTGTTCATCGGCGGCAGGTACCAAACGCTGCAGACAATGGCCCAGCTGCTCATCATCCTCAGCAGATAATTCACCATGCCAAACTTACTGCTGTTCCAGAAAGCATCCCCAAACCGAGGATCGTACTGCAAGAAAGACACAGGGTCATATCAAGTGTAGGTTGGAGtaaaaggagcagagaggaggaaaaagacaaaaaagtttCTATACCTTGATGGCAACTGGATATACTGTGCAGGCAATTTCAAAGCTGCCCTTTTTGAACATCATCACAGATGTGTTGTTGATGCAAGTACCTGTGGAAGACACAGTGTGAAGCTCTTATCAACActaaacaacaagccttacgTGCTCTGCACCTGGGTTTAAAACGATTATATCACCATACACACCCTCAGGGAAGATCAGGATGGGCTGTTTAGTTTTGTCAGCAACATGATCACTTAGCCTGCAATGACAAAGAAGAAGTGATCAAAATATatgcatgtatttttaaatctaGCCATTAGCCTCACTTCTAGAAATCAAATAATGTTCAATCTAAACTACTACTTGTACAGCAAAACCAAAccattatatatttaatatccATAGTCTTTGTCaagttaaaatataaataagtgATCACAAGTCACATGAACTGTTGTTATATACTTCCTTCCAACGCTTATAAATGCAAGTTCTATCAACAAGCTCCTACAGCCTATACCAGTTTTATTTCAGGCAGTGCTCACTGTCAAGTTCATTGTTTGTTGCCAAccatacacacatactgatGTGTCTTTAACTGAGAAAACATTGGGGTTTCTTGTAACACATGTTTAGAGCAAGGACACAAGAATATGACTGTTGTCAGAGTAATCTACTCACAGCGCTGCCATTCAAGTGACCAGTGTATTATGTGTCACGAGGCTTTAAccataacaaaaacacatttctataatgtgtgtgcaaagtggTTGAACcttatgttttaaaaaagtatttcacaGCTGGAAAATGGTCTTTGCATTAAACTAGGCTGTCTACACAGCAGACAGATGCAAACACTTAACAGatgcaacacacacaggaaaaggATTGTggtatttgcttttgctcaagatgCAGAAAACCTACATcgaccagaatgcactgcggaCCAATAAACATTCCCTCTGGTAAGGGACATAATGTGAAATAGGCCGTTTTCTCACAGGAAAAAACTGTGGCGGCCAACTAGTAACAAAATATCttgaattaaactttaactGCAAGCTAACCTTTTAGTCAAAATGTAACAAATGTGTCTGGGCCACAGTTACATGTTTTAACCACAACTTCGTATTTCAGCCATCATTTAAACTTGACTGTAAACCAAATGCACAAAGTGTTGTGACACCCAGTCACAGTAAGATATATACAAACATATTCAGGGGTGAACAAAGTGTACCATGATTCAGtgcacactgagctgaaattcCTAATTGATAAGTGGTTGCACAGCAGCAGGACTGACCATACCCTGCTGAGATCCCGTGTCCTCAtatgacatcacattttgagTTAACTTGACCTtacacttcattctgcttaacttaggcTTGTTGTCCTTATTCGTGGACATTTTCTGTGCCATtcagtggtagtaagagcacagtacactaatccatgtaaaaacaagatggcagccatctctgccaagtcagctACAGCTGATATCGACACAAAAGCGGACAAGGGACAAAACCTTATGACATTTAATGGTTGAAacgtgtttatttatgattaagaatgtttgtagtttgatacggcaacaaatttgaccaattttagcaacagcaacaagctGAGGCACTGTCAATTAGGAAGTACTGGTTAGGACACATTAggattttattattatcttgtttgaggacactgggactaaATTactgttgacaatgtttagtttttatacttatcaggtcctactgatcccaaatagcttggagaaattaaaaatgcatcccAAACAAAAGAGTCTCAGGAGGATACTTCAACTGGAGACATGAGCAATGCCAACACTGTGAAGATGCATTGTTACCTTTTGGCCACTAGATGTCTGTCTTTGACTTCTGATCTTTCAAACCAGATGTGTGGAGAGGATTTGACCATGGCTCGCTGGATCATTCCCATCAACCCTCCATGCACCTGGCCAACCTGAGAGACAAGGCTTACTCAACTTCAACTCAAAAATATCAATCCTGATTTTTCACAATCATTCATTCTTCtgatgaacaaacacacactcattcacagaAACACATTCAGAGACAAATAAACTTACCATAGAGTAGCAGCCATCGTTGGCTAAGATGATGACATCAATGGGTGTTGTGTGATTGGCCACACAGATACCGCCATTCTTTGGTTTGTTCTCTCTGAAATTAAACAAGGTTGTTTAAGTCACACAACTTGGTGACAGGAAAGACTGACTGGCAAATATCCATTCCTGAAAGCGGTAACTATACACTCTCTCTCTTTGGAAGCTGATTTTGTTTCTGACTATTAAACATACTGTACCTGTTATGATACGTGATGATTGCTGTGAGAGCTCTCACACAGATGCGGTAACACATCAGATGAATCTTCTCACTCAGGTAGAACCTTAAACTGAAGACATACAGCATAATGCAACAATAATTACTCCAGTACCCTTAAAAATGGACAACTCAAGGTTAAATTGAGGCTAAAAAACAAGGTGTATACTGAGCCAGTCTTGTAGCTTTTGATCATATATCTACTTTTGTTATAAGGATCTATCTTCACCTATATGCTTGAACTGTTCTGAGATTTTGGGGAAACTTACTCTTTATTTGGTAAAAAGGCCACGAACGTAGTCAGGACTAGAAGCAGACTAATGCCAGTGACTGCCAGAGTAACCCTGCAGAAACAAGAACATATAGTTTACTCAAGACTGAACAAGTTGTTCACTCATTCGCAGCTTTTGTTCTACAAAATGTGCCTCAACCACATAACCTGCCTGTGTGCTGCTCTGACCTGAGGGGCAGCAGGATGCCGTAGCGGATGAGGACCCCTAGTCCCCACAGGACAGTAACTCTCAGACTGATATGTCGGAAGTTGTAGTTACTTCGAGTCAGCAAGTTCCAGCTCTGCAGTTCCTGGGCCGAAAAGCGCTTGGTCACCTCGTCATCCACGATGCTCTCCATGCCTCTCCGGCAGAAGTAGAAAATGTCAGCCATTTCAAACTCCGGCTCTGAGCGCAGGCAGCTGGCAGAACCCCGGAGCTCCTGGATCTCCTGCTGCAAAGATGATGGTGGTTCCTTGGCAATGATTCCTTCAATGAAaacgaaaaaaagaaaaacatgcatttGAGTTAACAGTCAAAATAATGCAGGTGCAGCAAGCATTCATGACTGAGGAATATTAAGATGTGACTCATTTACCATTGCTATAGGGTTTATAGAGTTCCTGGTTCTTTTCCTTTGCTCCCATCTCCATTCGTATGGTTGCCCACTAATTAAAGTAGGAAAAATATTAAGAAAGAAACAAGATTAACGATTATGCTTTCGTTGTTTTCTGTAATGTTCGACATACAGATAAGAGTAAGACCTTAATTCCGTTATGCTACAGCTGACTAGCAGCTATAAAATTGTACAGACATTAGTAAGCACTGCAGGCCTCCAAATTGCATTCAAGGTTACAGACTCAAAAAGGATATGGGCAGCACAGACTGTGATATTATCAGAGTTATGAAATTAGGCAACATGTTCCctggaggcagagagacagcTCTGCAAAACAGAACATCTTTTCCTTAGAAGCTTGCAGTCGAGAAAACAATGCAGGGAaactgcagaaacatacaacacTATTCTGGTCCAGTTTCAGTTTGAAAGCCTTTGTCTGACTTACTCAAGCATAAATAGGTCACACTTTTGATGGATCAGGCATCTGTGCCACCTAGACCTGCAGAGGGGAAATTTAAAAAACCATCGCCTGGTGTGTTCTCTAAATAAAGCACAAATGTGCACTCCAGCAGGGCTGTAGctcatgaaaaaacaaaccactCACAATTGTACACTACATACACACTCCTACACCAACAAGTACTCCCAGACCTGCTGAATGAAGCCATGATTGTCACTACCAAAGACTTACCAGCCTTGCAAAATACCAAGGCTGATTTGGCAGTGTAGATAAGCCACTAAAGCCAGCCTGCCAGGCACAAAACTTCCTGTTGTCCATCCAGGAAGCACCTATTCCCTGTAGGAGGTACTCAGAGCTACATTAAGATAGCAGAATCATGTGGGTGGTACAGACTATGTAGCAATACCACATATGTCAGCAGAATGCAATGATGCTGCCCTATCACAGGTAGAATTTGGTCATTAATGAAGGCAGTGGAATACCAGCTCCATATCTATCTTCTGTAAAACCTCTTGAGTCCAGTGGGAAAGCCTGGACTTTAAGGTCTCTGGGTTGAAACCATTGTATTGTAGGTCTGCTTTCTGCCAGGTTCAATGTCAGAAATCTGAGTGGACAAAGCAGAAAGTAAAACCAGAGAGGATCTTTGGAGGAAATGTCAAATTTGGCTGCACAACCACCCCTATACCTTGATCCATCATAAGCCTCAAGAGAGCCTGCAGCTCATCCTCACCTCCTGGCAAAATCCAGCAGAAAGACAGTCTTGACTGACAGCTACTTCAGATTGACTGGCTCCAGGGGCTCAAAGAGTGGTAAAATTGCCTTACAACAGCTGCCTTCAACTGTACTACCACTATCAGGTTGGAAAATCAGTTTGCAAACCTGCTCGGTCAACAGAGTATGTCCCTATTTGTCCAATCTCCATTATCCTGAGTGTAGGAGGGGAGCTCTAGCAACTCAACAGAAACTGTAGAGCCACAGAAGCTGAGCTTGTGAGATTTGCTTTGTGATAACTCTACCACATCTCAAAAATCCTCCAACTATGTCAGCGGATAAACTCCATCCCAGGAGTCTGAGCTCCCTTCTGTATCTTTACCACCTCAGATGGTAGTCCCATGGCTAAAAGCTTGTTCCTCCCTGGAGTCTGTCCCAAAATCCAAGTCCCAGAGGAAAGGGAGGCAGGAACATGGCTTGTGCCTCTATCAGTCCCCCTGAGCTTGGAAAACCCAGGGGCCGCATTCAATGgggaatgcattttttttttacatttaaaatcagtGAGATTAAACttgccaaatattttttttgcaaactgTACTAGTGTTTTAAATGGTAAGAGTATATGAATTTGATTTTGTACCCCTCTAATAATACTGCACATTGTACAAAGACTCACCTCAAAGACCTTGAGAAGTGTCGTCATGTAGACTCTTCGTATACCAAAAGAGACTCCAAGTACAGCTGGCACGATTGTGAAGACAAACAGAAGAGTAAACCACACAGTGATGGCGATGCCAAGACACCTGCACAGCAGACTGTCAGCAGAAAATGTAAACCAAGTCATGCTGCTCAACAGCCGAAGAGACTCAGGGAGCAAAGAGGCAGCACGCCACGGCGAAACCCACAGCTTTAAGGCAAGTCTTCTGGTCCGTTTGAAGAGTCTGTGTCTAAAGTCAACACTGAAATCAGGACTGGCTCACTGTCTGCATTTGACAAAGACAATAGAAAATATCACAATCATGTCATTAGAAAAAGTACAAACTTTATAATTCACTGCATTTCCTTTAAGGTAAGTGGTCTAGACATCCACCCACATATTTTCACACATAAATCATTATCAAACTGACATATTATCTATAATCAAGCATCCTGGGCTACAGTTTAACACTAATATAGAGTTATTTCCTGGGTATCCCTCCACTGGATGGTGTGCTGTTAGAACAGAGTGGTCTACTGTTGTTGGGGAACTTCTCTTACTGAAGGTTATTAatgaaaaatacagttaaagtgCAATACTTCCCCACAAGGATGAGTTTTCTCAGGGTTCAAAATAACTTGACTTCACTGACTTTCCTGTGACAGCATGCAGAAGAGTTATTCCAGCTTTTCAACAATGAGGCAGTAGCTGCTTAATTGACAGCCGTTGCCTTTTTGCAGGAAAAACTGGTATAACTCTGATGTAAGCTGACGGAAAAAGAATCTGATGAAATGACAATGAGTAAATAATTTCTGAGTTATCCACCAAGAGCTTCAGTTTACCTGTTGGCTGGCTAACATCTTGTCTAGCTGTGTAGTTAAGGTATGAAATATTGTCAATATCTATAAATTGAGTGATGAAATTAAATGTAAGAATACAGCTGTCCCTGGTTTGTGTCAAGCATGAATGACAGGTGCAATATCACTAAAACCTCACAGCAGGTGATGTAATTGAAAGGACACAAAAATGTCCAGTAATGGCAGCTAGCTCTGTAATAGTTAGCAATTCAAACTTATAACTTAGCTAACTAATTTATAAGACCAGGAAAATACAGTAATTTACAATAATGAAGTTACAGTAGTTTAATTTAACGTTAAGGGACAACAACATTATTTAAAGTTAATTAAATAGCCTACAGTAAGTGGTCATTATGTAGCTTCACTGATATCTAGCAACAATGCTTTAACATTACACACTGCGTAACGTTAAATTATAGATAACATCAACTATTCAATTGTCTCCCATGCTTAACGTTTATCACCTGTATACAGTACTAGCACCCTGTAACATTAATTGGAC
It encodes:
- the gpat4 gene encoding glycerol-3-phosphate acyltransferase 4, translating into MTWFTFSADSLLCRCLGIAITVWFTLLFVFTIVPAVLGVSFGIRRVYMTTLLKVFEWATIRMEMGAKEKNQELYKPYSNGIIAKEPPSSLQQEIQELRGSASCLRSEPEFEMADIFYFCRRGMESIVDDEVTKRFSAQELQSWNLLTRSNYNFRHISLRVTVLWGLGVLIRYGILLPLRVTLAVTGISLLLVLTTFVAFLPNKDLRFYLSEKIHLMCYRICVRALTAIITYHNRENKPKNGGICVANHTTPIDVIILANDGCYSMVGQVHGGLMGMIQRAMVKSSPHIWFERSEVKDRHLVAKRLSDHVADKTKQPILIFPEGTCINNTSVMMFKKGSFEIACTVYPVAIKYDPRFGDAFWNSSKFGMVNYLLRMMSSWAIVCSVWYLPPMNKKEGEDAVQFANRVKAAVAAQGGLVDLIWDGGLKRAKVKDAFKEEQQKLYSKVLVGEQDEGDQSDNTHLEDGNPEEDKNK